One window from the genome of Oryza glaberrima chromosome 3, OglaRS2, whole genome shotgun sequence encodes:
- the LOC127765531 gene encoding probable RNA-binding protein ARP1 yields the protein MTMMGGQPQQTPPPPQVVQVQQPAAAFGDTTLTKVFVGGLAWETHKDTLREHFERFGDILEAVIISDKLTGRSKGYGFVTFKEADAAKKACEDATPVINGRRANCNLASLGAKPRAQPPHLLRPSPPATPGPHAPALPSPHHHQPAPAIAVGSRGVSPVPWYYHPSTTPPPPPPPAAHYAAHGGHHQQYHGVLPFYPAATTYGYSPNYVADLSYNAKLGQAAAAHGTNGAYLQGHFSYPAAAQGGMLAANGMMPVYPYYQYHYHGAQGMGVPAAHFFPPVSAAAVTTVPAIISKPTVMAPPKVEQVTGCS from the exons ATGACGATGATGGGCGGGCAGCCGCAGcagactccgccgccgccgcaggtggtgcaggtgcagcagccggcggcggcgttcggtGACACGACACTGACCAAGGTGTTCGTGGGAGGACTGGCGTGGGAGACGCACAAGGACACGCTCCGCGAGCACTTCGAGCGCTTCGGCGACATCCTCGAGGCCGTCATCATCTCCGACAAGCTCACCGGCCGCTCCAAGGGCTACGGATTC GTGACGTTCAAGGAGGCGGACGCGGCCAAGAAGGCGTGCGAGGACGCCACACCGGTCATCAACGGCCGCCGCGCCAACTGCAACCTCGCGTCCCTCGGCGCCAAGCCGCGCGCCCAGCCGCCTCACCTCctccgcccctcgccgccggcaaccccGGGGCCGCACGCCCCCGCGCTTCCCTCCCCTCACCACCACCAGCCCGCGCCAG CCATCGCGGTGGGGTCCAGGGGCGTGTCGCCGGTGCCGTGGTACTACCACCCCTCcacgacgccgcctccgccgccgccgccggccgcgcacTACGCCGCCCATGGCGGCCACCACCAGCAATACCACGGCGTTCTCCCCTTctaccccgccgccaccacctacGG GTACTCCCCGAACTACGTCGCTGACCTGAGCTACAACGCG AAGCTAGgccaggcggcagcggcgcatgGCACGAACGGGGCCTACCTGCAGGGGCACTTCTCgtacccggcggcggcgcagggaggCATGCTCGCGGCGAACGGGATGATGCCCGTGTACCCGTACTACCAGTACCACTACCATGGCGCGCAGGGCATGGGCGTCCCCGCCGCCCACTTCTTCCCGCCGGTCTCGGCCGCAGCCGTCACCACCGTGCCCGCCATCATCTCCAAGCCCACCGTCATGGCCCCTCCCAAAG TGGAGCAGGTGACGGGATGCAGTTGA